The following proteins are co-located in the Anser cygnoides isolate HZ-2024a breed goose chromosome 2, Taihu_goose_T2T_genome, whole genome shotgun sequence genome:
- the C2H5orf22 gene encoding UPF0489 protein C5orf22 homolog isoform X3 produces MVLPFIYRAIGSKHLPASNISFVHLDSHPDLLIPVNMPADTVFDKEALFSELSIENWIMPAVYAGHISQVLWLHPPWAQQISEGKHNFLVGKDISTTTIRVTGTDDYFLSDGLYVPADQLENQKPLNLHVILINPTETPNNQEENGEVISAKRLKLNTDDTANAVAASSSVTPGDLDHSSSSVKDKEVQNASALNRAECSTSSSLRNGECPVREVAKNICQVLQKGDAFVLDIDLDFFSVKNPFKEMYTQTEYKLLQELYNFKKPHKDATEEGLLDCVENRVHQLEDLEAAFADLCDNDDEETLQKWASYPGMKPLVQLVHSLKSRMESPDYEMVHQAGLTCDYMELPHHVSTEEEIEGLIQSTKVLLKNMPKPTLVTIARSSLDDYCPSEQVDIIQEKVLSLLGLVYGTLDVHLDYSSNSL; encoded by the exons ATG GTGCTGCCTTTCATCTATCGTGCCATTGGTTCAAAGCATCTTCCTGCCAGTAACATCAGCTTTGTTCATCTTGATTCCCATCCAGACCTCCTTATCCCTGTGAATATGCCTGCAGACACTGTATTTGACAAAGAAGCGCTTTTTAG TGAATTAAGTATTGAGAACTGGATTATGCCTGCTGTTTATGCTGGCCATATTTCTCAAGTTCTGTGGCTTCACCCACCATGGGCTCAGCAGATCTCAGAgggaaaacacaattttttaGTTGGGAAAGACATATCAACAACTACAATCAG GGTTACAGGTACAGATGATTACTTTTTAAGTGATGGTCTTTATGTCCCTGCTGATCAGCTAGAAAACCAGAAGCCTTTAAATTTACATGTCATTCTCATTAATCCTACGGAAACACCAAACAACCAGGAAGAAAATGGCGAAGTAATATCTGCTAAGAGACTGAAGCTAAATACAGATGATACAGCAAACGCTGTTGCTGCCTCTTCATCAGTGACTCCTGGTGACCTTGATCACAGCTCCTCAAGTGTGAAGGACAAGGAAGTACAAAATGCAAGTGCCCTGAACAGGGCAGAATGCTCCACTTCAAGCTCTCTCAGAAATGGTGAATGCCCAGTAAGGGAGGTTGCTAAAAATATCTGCCAAGTTCTTCAGAAAGGGGATGCATTTGTTTTAGACATtgacttagattttttttcagttaagaatCCATTCAAAGAAATGTACACACAG acagaGTATAAGCTCTTACAAGAGTTGTACAACTTCAAGAAGCCTCATAAAGATGCAACAGAG GAAGGCTTGCTGGATTGTGTTGAAAACCGTGTTCATCAGCTAGAAGATCTGGAAGCAGCATTTGCAGATTTGTGTGACAACGATGATGAAGAAACCCTACAGAAGTGGGCTTCATATCCTGG aatGAAGCCCCTTGTTCAACTAGTTCACAGTTTGAAAAGCAGGATGGAGAGCCCAGACTATGAAATG GTCCATCAGGCTGGTCTGACCTGTGATTATATGGAGCTTCCCCACCATGTTAGCACGGAAGAGGAGATTGAAGGCCTCATACAATCCACTAAAGTTCTACTGAAAAATATGCCTAAGCCCACACTTGTGACAATTGCTCG ATCAAGTTTGGATGACTATTGCCCTTCTGAGCAGGTTGACATCATTCAAGAGAAGGTTCTCAGTTTACTAGGTTTGGTGTATGGCACTCTGGATGTGCACTTGGATTACTCAAGCAACTCTTTGTGA
- the C2H5orf22 gene encoding UPF0489 protein C5orf22 homolog isoform X1 yields MSGAEAAGGPAGRRLRAYTALPVRVVEEHQDVLPFIYRAIGSKHLPASNISFVHLDSHPDLLIPVNMPADTVFDKEALFSELSIENWIMPAVYAGHISQVLWLHPPWAQQISEGKHNFLVGKDISTTTIRVTGTDDYFLSDGLYVPADQLENQKPLNLHVILINPTETPNNQEENGEVISAKRLKLNTDDTANAVAASSSVTPGDLDHSSSSVKDKEVQNASALNRAECSTSSSLRNGECPVREVAKNICQVLQKGDAFVLDIDLDFFSVKNPFKEMYTQTEYKLLQELYNFKKPHKDATEEGLLDCVENRVHQLEDLEAAFADLCDNDDEETLQKWASYPGMKPLVQLVHSLKSRMESPDYEMVHQAGLTCDYMELPHHVSTEEEIEGLIQSTKVLLKNMPKPTLVTIARSSLDDYCPSEQVDIIQEKVLSLLGLVYGTLDVHLDYSSNSL; encoded by the exons ATGAGCGGGGCTGAGGCGGCTGGTGgcccggccgggcggcggctgcgggcgtACACGGCGCTGCCGGTGCGGGTGGTGGAGGAGCACCAGGAC GTGCTGCCTTTCATCTATCGTGCCATTGGTTCAAAGCATCTTCCTGCCAGTAACATCAGCTTTGTTCATCTTGATTCCCATCCAGACCTCCTTATCCCTGTGAATATGCCTGCAGACACTGTATTTGACAAAGAAGCGCTTTTTAG TGAATTAAGTATTGAGAACTGGATTATGCCTGCTGTTTATGCTGGCCATATTTCTCAAGTTCTGTGGCTTCACCCACCATGGGCTCAGCAGATCTCAGAgggaaaacacaattttttaGTTGGGAAAGACATATCAACAACTACAATCAG GGTTACAGGTACAGATGATTACTTTTTAAGTGATGGTCTTTATGTCCCTGCTGATCAGCTAGAAAACCAGAAGCCTTTAAATTTACATGTCATTCTCATTAATCCTACGGAAACACCAAACAACCAGGAAGAAAATGGCGAAGTAATATCTGCTAAGAGACTGAAGCTAAATACAGATGATACAGCAAACGCTGTTGCTGCCTCTTCATCAGTGACTCCTGGTGACCTTGATCACAGCTCCTCAAGTGTGAAGGACAAGGAAGTACAAAATGCAAGTGCCCTGAACAGGGCAGAATGCTCCACTTCAAGCTCTCTCAGAAATGGTGAATGCCCAGTAAGGGAGGTTGCTAAAAATATCTGCCAAGTTCTTCAGAAAGGGGATGCATTTGTTTTAGACATtgacttagattttttttcagttaagaatCCATTCAAAGAAATGTACACACAG acagaGTATAAGCTCTTACAAGAGTTGTACAACTTCAAGAAGCCTCATAAAGATGCAACAGAG GAAGGCTTGCTGGATTGTGTTGAAAACCGTGTTCATCAGCTAGAAGATCTGGAAGCAGCATTTGCAGATTTGTGTGACAACGATGATGAAGAAACCCTACAGAAGTGGGCTTCATATCCTGG aatGAAGCCCCTTGTTCAACTAGTTCACAGTTTGAAAAGCAGGATGGAGAGCCCAGACTATGAAATG GTCCATCAGGCTGGTCTGACCTGTGATTATATGGAGCTTCCCCACCATGTTAGCACGGAAGAGGAGATTGAAGGCCTCATACAATCCACTAAAGTTCTACTGAAAAATATGCCTAAGCCCACACTTGTGACAATTGCTCG ATCAAGTTTGGATGACTATTGCCCTTCTGAGCAGGTTGACATCATTCAAGAGAAGGTTCTCAGTTTACTAGGTTTGGTGTATGGCACTCTGGATGTGCACTTGGATTACTCAAGCAACTCTTTGTGA
- the C2H5orf22 gene encoding UPF0489 protein C5orf22 homolog isoform X4 — MPADTVFDKEALFSELSIENWIMPAVYAGHISQVLWLHPPWAQQISEGKHNFLVGKDISTTTIRVTGTDDYFLSDGLYVPADQLENQKPLNLHVILINPTETPNNQEENGEVISAKRLKLNTDDTANAVAASSSVTPGDLDHSSSSVKDKEVQNASALNRAECSTSSSLRNGECPVREVAKNICQVLQKGDAFVLDIDLDFFSVKNPFKEMYTQTEYKLLQELYNFKKPHKDATEEGLLDCVENRVHQLEDLEAAFADLCDNDDEETLQKWASYPGMKPLVQLVHSLKSRMESPDYEMVHQAGLTCDYMELPHHVSTEEEIEGLIQSTKVLLKNMPKPTLVTIARSSLDDYCPSEQVDIIQEKVLSLLGLVYGTLDVHLDYSSNSL, encoded by the exons ATGCCTGCAGACACTGTATTTGACAAAGAAGCGCTTTTTAG TGAATTAAGTATTGAGAACTGGATTATGCCTGCTGTTTATGCTGGCCATATTTCTCAAGTTCTGTGGCTTCACCCACCATGGGCTCAGCAGATCTCAGAgggaaaacacaattttttaGTTGGGAAAGACATATCAACAACTACAATCAG GGTTACAGGTACAGATGATTACTTTTTAAGTGATGGTCTTTATGTCCCTGCTGATCAGCTAGAAAACCAGAAGCCTTTAAATTTACATGTCATTCTCATTAATCCTACGGAAACACCAAACAACCAGGAAGAAAATGGCGAAGTAATATCTGCTAAGAGACTGAAGCTAAATACAGATGATACAGCAAACGCTGTTGCTGCCTCTTCATCAGTGACTCCTGGTGACCTTGATCACAGCTCCTCAAGTGTGAAGGACAAGGAAGTACAAAATGCAAGTGCCCTGAACAGGGCAGAATGCTCCACTTCAAGCTCTCTCAGAAATGGTGAATGCCCAGTAAGGGAGGTTGCTAAAAATATCTGCCAAGTTCTTCAGAAAGGGGATGCATTTGTTTTAGACATtgacttagattttttttcagttaagaatCCATTCAAAGAAATGTACACACAG acagaGTATAAGCTCTTACAAGAGTTGTACAACTTCAAGAAGCCTCATAAAGATGCAACAGAG GAAGGCTTGCTGGATTGTGTTGAAAACCGTGTTCATCAGCTAGAAGATCTGGAAGCAGCATTTGCAGATTTGTGTGACAACGATGATGAAGAAACCCTACAGAAGTGGGCTTCATATCCTGG aatGAAGCCCCTTGTTCAACTAGTTCACAGTTTGAAAAGCAGGATGGAGAGCCCAGACTATGAAATG GTCCATCAGGCTGGTCTGACCTGTGATTATATGGAGCTTCCCCACCATGTTAGCACGGAAGAGGAGATTGAAGGCCTCATACAATCCACTAAAGTTCTACTGAAAAATATGCCTAAGCCCACACTTGTGACAATTGCTCG ATCAAGTTTGGATGACTATTGCCCTTCTGAGCAGGTTGACATCATTCAAGAGAAGGTTCTCAGTTTACTAGGTTTGGTGTATGGCACTCTGGATGTGCACTTGGATTACTCAAGCAACTCTTTGTGA